From the genome of Leptolyngbyaceae cyanobacterium, one region includes:
- a CDS encoding glycosyltransferase produces MGNSNLILFSSLLLPASQTFIRAQGEQLKKFTAYYVGSRLVEGLELPRDRIAVVNKGTNFGKIAETAFKISGFAPDFSQKLRQLNPVLIHAQFGLSGALALPLARSLKIPLLVHYRGADATVTEESSRYASLNHWIYFQRKEALQREARLFITVSKFIKEKLIEQGFPKEKIIHHYHGVDLDRFRPDPDIPRQPIVLFVGRLTEKKGCEYLIRAMAKVQSELPEVELVVIGEGPLQPALEALAAKILNRYQFLGLQPPDAVKIWMNRTRLLAAPSITGSEGDSEGLPNVVMEAQAMGLPVVSTFHAGIPEAVTDGETGFLTKERDVEALAEYSTRLLKDTQLWQCFSAKGRENVEANFDRAKQTGVLENIYEAVLRGERSN; encoded by the coding sequence ATGGGAAACAGTAACCTGATTTTATTTAGTAGTCTGCTGTTGCCTGCCTCTCAAACCTTCATTCGCGCACAGGGGGAACAACTTAAAAAGTTTACAGCTTACTATGTTGGTTCTCGTCTAGTAGAAGGGTTGGAACTGCCTCGCGATCGCATTGCAGTTGTAAATAAAGGAACTAATTTTGGCAAAATAGCGGAAACAGCGTTTAAAATTTCGGGATTTGCCCCTGATTTCTCCCAAAAACTGCGGCAATTGAATCCAGTATTAATTCACGCTCAATTTGGCTTGAGCGGGGCGTTAGCACTGCCTTTAGCGCGATCGCTGAAAATTCCCCTGCTCGTTCACTACCGGGGTGCCGATGCCACCGTCACCGAAGAATCTTCTCGCTATGCTTCCCTCAACCACTGGATTTACTTCCAACGGAAAGAGGCTCTTCAACGGGAGGCGAGGCTGTTTATCACTGTCTCTAAATTCATTAAAGAAAAGCTGATCGAACAAGGCTTTCCGAAAGAAAAAATCATCCATCACTATCACGGAGTCGATCTCGATCGATTTCGCCCCGATCCCGACATTCCTCGTCAACCCATTGTACTTTTTGTCGGTCGTCTGACAGAAAAGAAAGGTTGCGAGTACCTGATCCGCGCAATGGCTAAGGTACAGTCGGAATTACCAGAAGTAGAATTAGTAGTTATTGGCGAAGGGCCTTTGCAACCAGCATTAGAAGCTTTAGCAGCCAAAATACTCAATCGCTATCAATTTTTAGGGCTTCAGCCGCCGGATGCGGTTAAAATTTGGATGAATCGCACTCGTTTGTTAGCTGCACCGAGCATAACTGGTTCGGAAGGAGATTCGGAAGGACTGCCTAATGTGGTGATGGAAGCGCAAGCAATGGGACTTCCCGTAGTCAGCACTTTCCATGCAGGAATACCGGAAGCCGTAACTGATGGAGAAACGGGGTTTCTAACGAAGGAACGAGATGTGGAAGCCTTGGCGGAATATAGCACGCGATTGTTAAAAGATACTCAACTTTGGCAGTGTTTTAGCGCTAAAGGGCGGGAGAACGTGGAAGCGAATTTCGATCGCGCTAAGCAGACAGGCGTTTTGGAAAATATTTACGAAGCTGTTTTACGAGGAGAACGATCGAATTAG
- the infC gene encoding translation initiation factor IF-3 — protein sequence MPIPSKHLINHQIKSPQVLLIDHENNNRGLTDTREALQLAQSAGLDLVVVSEGKDVPVVKILNYGKHQYQQKKRQRQSSQPTLKEVQLRPNIGESDYALRINRAIEWLGKGNSVKFQIRLRGRENQHRERAIELLDRVVADLGQSGKVQSFDKRSLIVQVVPG from the coding sequence ATTCCTATCCCTAGCAAACATCTGATTAACCATCAAATCAAATCCCCTCAAGTTCTTTTGATCGACCACGAAAACAACAATCGTGGTTTAACTGATACCCGTGAAGCTTTACAACTAGCTCAGAGTGCAGGACTCGATCTGGTAGTAGTCTCCGAGGGTAAAGATGTTCCCGTAGTAAAAATTTTGAACTACGGCAAACATCAGTATCAACAAAAAAAACGTCAGCGCCAGAGTTCTCAACCAACCCTCAAGGAAGTTCAGCTACGTCCCAACATTGGCGAATCTGATTATGCCTTACGCATTAACAGGGCCATTGAATGGTTGGGTAAAGGCAACTCAGTAAAGTTTCAAATTCGTTTACGGGGTCGGGAAAATCAACACCGCGAACGAGCTATAGAACTGTTAGACCGCGTTGTAGCTGACCTGGGTCAATCAGGCAAAGTACAATCTTTTGATAAACGGTCATTAATAGTTCAGGTCGTTCCTGGTTAG